In Cyanobacteriota bacterium, the sequence TGCTTTCATCACACCCATAGGGCGAAGCAACTGCAACCCCTCAGAAATTTCAAGAATACGATTGCCAAGTAGTTTAGTATGCTCCCCAGCTTGTTGCAACAATGTCGCTAAATCTTGACCATTGCCAGTCTTGAGAAATTGGTCAGTTGCAGTCAGCCAATCAAATAGACGTACAACAGGCAGAAGATCAAAAGTGGGCGTGACCTTTTGACCTTCAGACTCGAAGCTAGCCTCGAAAGCGCCATAAATTAGGGCATCAATCTG encodes:
- a CDS encoding TM1812 family CRISPR-associated protein, whose product is QIDALIYGAFEASFESEGQKVTPTFDLLPVVRLFDWLTATDQFLKTGNGQDLATLLQQAGEHTKLLGNRILEISEGLQLLRPMGVMKAAYALPEDARRASPDLSTVVPPFEMLLGRVVNRPVAL